The proteins below come from a single Miscanthus floridulus cultivar M001 chromosome 1, ASM1932011v1, whole genome shotgun sequence genomic window:
- the LOC136506825 gene encoding probable myosin-binding protein 4 isoform X2: MAAQARVRPRNFSRQFWPVLRHAISECCLIIMLVATAVLSYMATRFARMCSLRSPCMLCSRLDRFLHGKAWFSEELVCAAHRLEISRLSYCQSHNKLECSDDMCDRCLLSCTTSGGKTCNLTNINARDKVKSRSRSRHKQLCSCCSVRFKKKRDSHMLPDIANSRFPDDDMSKLKQRSIAMPSVGHSSDDGSDHLPYEGYRELKVGYESESEIHISDSDDDESNAVPHEARERANHMSSRDVQLQPTIANASGLSMLPSDNTAMTKPMQPLNTTRDTDSQSSDTKVAKSMDRAIGHGLDDINWSQIKASDNSIDMQSEAMPEQVSAELPKKKRSPDVEAAKDFAASTNAGTSSSADTHVSRNNSMKNASASRGYLKSPRLSEIISARDTHSKTNEEVKTFLSQLSTARGFDGSLNEITSSPRSGTQIDEYRHYDATGMAPFLDRNNSNLDPFDVNATSEDEGESSMERLKQQAEFNRKKMSMLYKELEAERSASAVAASEAMAMINRLQEEKASMHMEALQYLRMMEEQADHDQEAIEKLNDLLTEREKELLDLEAELEGYQSKLHDQPFDVGKFGATDGAMTFGVLDGSDFMRHTIFDFEDEKAKILESLHRLEETLGMPSANRLDMGDANDTLQNSLFSDHSMSSSQYIENSELESSPLPREDLISESISSQNNDEKESVKYVLRHSHEKDENESVEKQKNVTSCSHSDDGNIHTMESVKHDISLLNARFKALEADQDFLKQILSSLNVSSDGVQCIQEITSHLRELRRIMADQRDMTVL, translated from the exons ATGGCTGCGCAAGCTCGTGTAAGGCCGCGGAACTTTTCGCGGCAATTCTGGCCCGTGCTTCGCCATGCCATCAGCGAGTGCTGTTTGATCATAATGCTTGTTGCGACCGCCGTGCTGTCATATATGGCCACAAGGTTCGCACGCATGTGCAGCCTCCGGTCACCGTGTATGCTGTGCTCGAGATTGGATCGGTTTCTACATGGCAAGGCCTGGTTCTCTGAAGAACTAGTTTGTGCTGCACACAGGCTGGAAATATCACGTTTGTCGTATTGCCAAAGTCACAACAAGCTTGAGTGCTCTGATGATATGTGTGATAGGTGCCTGCTTTCTTGCACTACCTCAGGTGGTAAGACCTGTAACCTGACAAACATCAATGCTAGGGATAAGGTGAAGTCTCGGTCGAGATCTAGGCACAAACAGCTGTGCTCTTGTTGTTCAGTGCGGTTCAAGAAGAAACGAGATTCACACATGCTACCTGACATAGCAAATAGCAGGTTTCCAGATGATGATATGAGCAAATTAAAACAAAGAAGCATAGCCATGCCTAGTGTTGGGCATTCTTCAGATGACGGCTCTGATCACTTGCCGTATGAAGGATACAGAGAACTGAAGGTTGGCTACGAATCTGAATCTGAGATTCACATCTCAGATAGCGATGACGATGAGAGCAATGCAGTACCTCATGAAGCTAGAGAAAGAGCCAATCACATGTCAAGTCGCGATGTGCAGCTGCAACCAACGATCGCCAATGCCAGTGGCTTGTCGATGCTTCCTTCTGATAATACTGCTATGACAAAGCCCATGCAACCGCTGAATACTACAAGAGATACTGACAGTCAGTCTAGTGATACCAAGGTTGCAAAATCTATGGATCGTGCTATTGGGCATGGTTTGGATGATATCAACTGGAGTCAAATCAAGGCAAGTGACAACAGTATCGACATGCAGTCGGAGGCTATGCCTGAACAAGTTTCAGCAGAGCTCCcaaaaaagaaaa GAAGCCCTGATGTGGAAGCTGCAAAGGATTTTGCTGCTTCTACAAATGCTGGAACAAGCTCAAGTGCAGACACTCATGTCAGCCGGAACAACAGCATGAAAAATGCTTCTGCAAGCAGAGGCTACCTTAAATCTCCTCGTTTATCTGAAATAATCTCAGCCAGGGACACCCACTCAAAAACAAATGAAGAAGTGAAGACATTTCTGTCACAATTGTCTACTGCACGAGGATTTGATGGCTCTTTGAATGAGATAACTTCTAGCCCCAGAAGCGGCACACAGATTGATGAGTACCGACACTATGATGCTACTGGTATGGCACCATTTCTTGATAGGAACAACTCAAATCTGGATCCATTTGATGTCAATGCAACTAGTGAAGATGAAGGTGAAAGTTCCATGGAACGCTTGAAGCAGCAGGCTGAGTTTAACAGGAAAAAAATGAGTATGCTTTATAAGGAGCTCGAGGCAGAACGAAGTGCTTCAGCGGTGGCAGCAAGCGAAGCGATGGCTATGATCAACAGATTGCAAGAGGAAAAGGCTTCGATGCACATGGAAGCACTGCAGTATCTCCGGATGATGGAAGAGCAGGCTGATCATGACCAGGAAGCAATTGAAAAGTTAAATGACTTGCTGACAGAAAGGGAGAAAGAATTACTTGACCTGGAAGCTGAACTTGAGGGTTACCAGAGCAAGCTTCATGACCAACCATTTGATGTTGGAAAATTTGGTGCTACTGATGGAGCTATGACATTTGGAGTCTTGGATGGCTCAGATTTCATGAGGCATACCATCTTtgattttgaagatgaaaaggcAAAGATTTTGGAGTCCTTGCACAGATTGGAGGAAACCCTAGGCATGCCCTCCGCAAATAGACTTGATATGGGTGATGCAAATGATACTCTACAGAACAGTCTATTCAGTGATCACTCAATGAGCAGTAGCCAGTATATAGAAAATTCAGAGCTGGAAAGTTCACCATTGCCTCGGGAGGACTTGATTAGTGAATCAATTTCTTCTCAGAACAACGATGAGAAGGAATCTGTTAAATACGTGCTCAGACACAGTCACGAAAAAGATGAGAATGAATCTGTTGAGAAGCAAAAGAATGTTACTTCATGTTCCCACTCAGATGATGGAAACATCCATACTATGGAAAGCGTTAAACATGACATTTCTCTCCTTAATGCAAGATTCAAGGCACTTGAAGCAGATCAGGATTTTCTCAAGCAAATACTAAGTTCTCTTAATGTTAGCAGTGATGGAGTACAATGTATACAGGAGATAACTAGCCATTTGCGAGAACTGCGAAGAATCATGgcagaccaaagggacatgacaGTTTTATGA
- the LOC136506825 gene encoding probable myosin-binding protein 4 isoform X1 has product MAAQARVRPRNFSRQFWPVLRHAISECCLIIMLVATAVLSYMATRFARMCSLRSPCMLCSRLDRFLHGKAWFSEELVCAAHRLEISRLSYCQSHNKLECSDDMCDRCLLSCTTSGGKTCNLTNINARDKVKSRSRSRHKQLCSCCSVRFKKKRDSHMLPDIANSRFPDDDMSKLKQRSIAMPSVGHSSDDGSDHLPYEGYRELKVGYESESEIHISDSDDDESNAVPHEARERANHMSSRDVQLQPTIANASGLSMLPSDNTAMTKPMQPLNTTRDTDSQSSDTKVAKSMDRAIGHGLDDINWSQIKASDNSIDMQSEAMPEQVSAELPKKKTFLVGIEEVGDSFEGVSGSPDVEAAKDFAASTNAGTSSSADTHVSRNNSMKNASASRGYLKSPRLSEIISARDTHSKTNEEVKTFLSQLSTARGFDGSLNEITSSPRSGTQIDEYRHYDATGMAPFLDRNNSNLDPFDVNATSEDEGESSMERLKQQAEFNRKKMSMLYKELEAERSASAVAASEAMAMINRLQEEKASMHMEALQYLRMMEEQADHDQEAIEKLNDLLTEREKELLDLEAELEGYQSKLHDQPFDVGKFGATDGAMTFGVLDGSDFMRHTIFDFEDEKAKILESLHRLEETLGMPSANRLDMGDANDTLQNSLFSDHSMSSSQYIENSELESSPLPREDLISESISSQNNDEKESVKYVLRHSHEKDENESVEKQKNVTSCSHSDDGNIHTMESVKHDISLLNARFKALEADQDFLKQILSSLNVSSDGVQCIQEITSHLRELRRIMADQRDMTVL; this is encoded by the exons ATGGCTGCGCAAGCTCGTGTAAGGCCGCGGAACTTTTCGCGGCAATTCTGGCCCGTGCTTCGCCATGCCATCAGCGAGTGCTGTTTGATCATAATGCTTGTTGCGACCGCCGTGCTGTCATATATGGCCACAAGGTTCGCACGCATGTGCAGCCTCCGGTCACCGTGTATGCTGTGCTCGAGATTGGATCGGTTTCTACATGGCAAGGCCTGGTTCTCTGAAGAACTAGTTTGTGCTGCACACAGGCTGGAAATATCACGTTTGTCGTATTGCCAAAGTCACAACAAGCTTGAGTGCTCTGATGATATGTGTGATAGGTGCCTGCTTTCTTGCACTACCTCAGGTGGTAAGACCTGTAACCTGACAAACATCAATGCTAGGGATAAGGTGAAGTCTCGGTCGAGATCTAGGCACAAACAGCTGTGCTCTTGTTGTTCAGTGCGGTTCAAGAAGAAACGAGATTCACACATGCTACCTGACATAGCAAATAGCAGGTTTCCAGATGATGATATGAGCAAATTAAAACAAAGAAGCATAGCCATGCCTAGTGTTGGGCATTCTTCAGATGACGGCTCTGATCACTTGCCGTATGAAGGATACAGAGAACTGAAGGTTGGCTACGAATCTGAATCTGAGATTCACATCTCAGATAGCGATGACGATGAGAGCAATGCAGTACCTCATGAAGCTAGAGAAAGAGCCAATCACATGTCAAGTCGCGATGTGCAGCTGCAACCAACGATCGCCAATGCCAGTGGCTTGTCGATGCTTCCTTCTGATAATACTGCTATGACAAAGCCCATGCAACCGCTGAATACTACAAGAGATACTGACAGTCAGTCTAGTGATACCAAGGTTGCAAAATCTATGGATCGTGCTATTGGGCATGGTTTGGATGATATCAACTGGAGTCAAATCAAGGCAAGTGACAACAGTATCGACATGCAGTCGGAGGCTATGCCTGAACAAGTTTCAGCAGAGCTCCcaaaaaagaaaa CTTTTCTTGTTGGTATTGAGGAAGTTGGTGATTCTTTTGAGGGTGTTTCAGGAAGCCCTGATGTGGAAGCTGCAAAGGATTTTGCTGCTTCTACAAATGCTGGAACAAGCTCAAGTGCAGACACTCATGTCAGCCGGAACAACAGCATGAAAAATGCTTCTGCAAGCAGAGGCTACCTTAAATCTCCTCGTTTATCTGAAATAATCTCAGCCAGGGACACCCACTCAAAAACAAATGAAGAAGTGAAGACATTTCTGTCACAATTGTCTACTGCACGAGGATTTGATGGCTCTTTGAATGAGATAACTTCTAGCCCCAGAAGCGGCACACAGATTGATGAGTACCGACACTATGATGCTACTGGTATGGCACCATTTCTTGATAGGAACAACTCAAATCTGGATCCATTTGATGTCAATGCAACTAGTGAAGATGAAGGTGAAAGTTCCATGGAACGCTTGAAGCAGCAGGCTGAGTTTAACAGGAAAAAAATGAGTATGCTTTATAAGGAGCTCGAGGCAGAACGAAGTGCTTCAGCGGTGGCAGCAAGCGAAGCGATGGCTATGATCAACAGATTGCAAGAGGAAAAGGCTTCGATGCACATGGAAGCACTGCAGTATCTCCGGATGATGGAAGAGCAGGCTGATCATGACCAGGAAGCAATTGAAAAGTTAAATGACTTGCTGACAGAAAGGGAGAAAGAATTACTTGACCTGGAAGCTGAACTTGAGGGTTACCAGAGCAAGCTTCATGACCAACCATTTGATGTTGGAAAATTTGGTGCTACTGATGGAGCTATGACATTTGGAGTCTTGGATGGCTCAGATTTCATGAGGCATACCATCTTtgattttgaagatgaaaaggcAAAGATTTTGGAGTCCTTGCACAGATTGGAGGAAACCCTAGGCATGCCCTCCGCAAATAGACTTGATATGGGTGATGCAAATGATACTCTACAGAACAGTCTATTCAGTGATCACTCAATGAGCAGTAGCCAGTATATAGAAAATTCAGAGCTGGAAAGTTCACCATTGCCTCGGGAGGACTTGATTAGTGAATCAATTTCTTCTCAGAACAACGATGAGAAGGAATCTGTTAAATACGTGCTCAGACACAGTCACGAAAAAGATGAGAATGAATCTGTTGAGAAGCAAAAGAATGTTACTTCATGTTCCCACTCAGATGATGGAAACATCCATACTATGGAAAGCGTTAAACATGACATTTCTCTCCTTAATGCAAGATTCAAGGCACTTGAAGCAGATCAGGATTTTCTCAAGCAAATACTAAGTTCTCTTAATGTTAGCAGTGATGGAGTACAATGTATACAGGAGATAACTAGCCATTTGCGAGAACTGCGAAGAATCATGgcagaccaaagggacatgacaGTTTTATGA
- the LOC136506843 gene encoding ras-related protein RABF1-like, whose product MGCSSSVPARSTGGLNTISNDNSPATDSKDLRAKLVLLGDSGVGKSCIVLRFVRGQFDPTSKVTVGASFLSQTLALEDSTIVKFEIWDTAGQERYAALAPLYYRGAAAAIVVYDITSPESFSKAQYWVKELQKHGSPGIVMVLVGNKADLHDNRSVSSQDAQDYAEKNNMFFIETSAKTADNINQLFEVRFEYIKYLFYITCKRIRKSSCNC is encoded by the exons CTAGAAGTACTGGAGGGCTGAACACTATCAGCAATGATAACTCTCCTGCCACTGATTCAAAGGACTTGCGTGCTAAG CTGGTATTGCTGGGAGACTCAGGTGTTGGGAAAAGCTGTATAGTTCTTCGCTTTGTTCGTGGTCAGTTTGATCCTACTTCCAAG GTAACTGTTGGTGCATCTTTTTTATCACAAACATTGGCATTGGAAGATTCAACAATAGTGAAGTTTGAAATTTGGGATACTGCTGGGCAAGAGAG GTATGCTGCCTTGGCACCACTTTACTacagaggagctgctgctgcaatTGTTGTCTACGATATAACGAGTCCGGAATCATTTAGCAAAGCACAGTATTGGGTAAAG GAACTTCAGAAGCATGGTAGTCCTGGTATTGTAATGGTTTTGGTTGGGAATAAGGCTGACCTACATGATAATCGAAGTGTATCCTCGCAG GATGCACAGGACTACGCAGAGAAGAACAATATGTTTTTCATTGAGACGTCAGCCAAGACAGCTGATAATATAAACCAACTGTTTGAGGTACGCTTTGAGTACATAAAATATTTGTTTTACATAACATGTAAGAGGATAAGAAAATCTAGCTGCAACTGTTAA